ATTTGTCAGTATAACATTCATATTTTACACTGTCAGTAAGCGCTATTGCACAGGTGGTGTCTCCGTGTTTGTGCTTGCCACCTTTCCACACAGCGAGCGAATTCGATGTAACGCTCCGCGCATTATGGTTTGTATGCTGTTTCATTCTAACGAGTTGGAGAATGTTAGGCAATATAACGGGGAGAACGTGATTCACATTGGAAGACAAACGAGTCCTGCATATGAAGCGTTTATAGGGGTCATTTTGTGGGGTGGTCTTTATGAAATGATGGAGAATGGTTGCATAGAAGCCATGCAGTATAGGTGTAGTCTACTGTCAGCATTAAATTGACAGCATAAAAAGTACATTGCATGATGCAGACACAGTTCTAGGTACTGGAAATGTGGTAGTATTGCTGTAGAAATACTTGACAGCCTACAGTAGCAATTCTAGAAGGGAGCATAGGCCTATACTTACACGGAGCATCAATTTGGAGCATCAATTTGAAGCATCTCTGTGGCTCATTTTGGCTGTAATTTATAGTTACGGTTACAATCTAGGTCAAAGTATTGGCCGAAGAGAACTAGGGCAATCCAGTCCATGTATGGGAGACACACTGCACCTAGTCCCTTGACGTTTGAATATAATGTAATAAACTAGACTACAGCCTCTAGAGCCTATCACAGCCATCTGAAGTGCTTTAGAAACCCTTTTTTTTAAGGACTCATTTTATATTCCTGTGTTTTCTGTGTATTTCAGCTATTCCAGCAGCTGGCCATTACTCTTCCGATGCACATAGGCTGTAGCTCTTTACCGATGGGGTCCTGATGTTTATGGACAGGCTTTCTGAATAGAGAGCTCCATCCTATACCTTCTCCTTTCCCTGAGCCAGACGAGCGCAGCAAGAGGTGCCATGCGGGTGAGTTTCTGCCAGGGCCTTCTGACTGGAGCCATCGCTCTGAACCTGCTCATCCTCTACTATGTGTCCCAAGCCCAGCAGCAGATTATGGAGAAACGCCGGGACCCAGGAAGGGGCTCCAGGAAGGCTGCCTTACCTGCTTCCGGGCTGGAGGGCAGCATGGGGGGCCTGGTAGGGGTTGGTGCGGGGATGGTTGGCGCTGGAGGTGTCGGGGGAGAGGGGAGCAGCCACGGCCCTCGTGTGACTGTCCTCCTACGGGAGTTTGAGAATTTTGAGAACTACGTCGGTGATGTGGCACGCTCCTTCCTGCACCAGAGACCTGAGCTGCCCTTCCTGGCTGTGTCTGACACCCCGCCctacccccctctgtctctccccgagGGGGCCCGTCTCCTGGTGCTCTCCCCCAGCCCCGAGCAGCCTCCGCAGGCCCACCGGCCAGAGTTCCACGTTCAGACAGAGTTTGTGCTGCTGGTGCCTGACGGGGTGGAGCTGGAGCAGGGCCGGGCTGTGGAGAGGCTGATCCGGGAGCtggagggggagggtggggggcCCGTGAGGCTGGTGGCTTCCCCAGTGTTGGCACGCTCGACCGTTCAGTGCCTGCACCTGCGGGTCAGCCTTAGAGAGTGGACGGCCACCTATTCCACAGCGGCGTCTGGGACCAGTGGTAGCGTGTGTACAGCCCTTCAGGGGGACGTGGTGGTCCTCATCCGCTCTGAGGACCTCTTCAACCTGTCTGTCCCACTGGGGAGGCCCCTGCTGCCCTCACTCTTTATCCAGACCTCCCTGCATGGCTGGAAGGTCAAGCTCCTGGAGAGCCCCTGCTTCTCCCCCAGCCACCGGCCTCTCTTCAGCTCAGCCCACAACCAGTGGAAGGCAGACAGCCATCTGAAGGAGGCCACTAGCCAGCTGATGAGGAACTTTGGGCTGAAGCGTCTGCTACTGGCTGATGGGAAGGAGCAGTGGCACGGCTGTGGGAAGGAGACGGAGCGTTGCTTCGGTACGGTCCGGGACGACACCCCTGAGTACCTGTACCTGGAGCGCTGGACACCTCCCTGCTGCCTGCACGCCCTCCGCGAGACCACCAAGTATGTGATCAACATCCTGGAGAGCTCCGGGGTGCGCTACTGGCTGGAAGGAGGCTCCCTGCTGGGGGCGGCCCGCCAGCAGGACATCATCCCCTGGGACTATGATGTGGACCTGGGCATCTACCTGGAGGACGTGCCCAACTGTGACTACCTGAAGAACCTGGACTCTGGTTCTCTGGTGGATGCTAACGGCTATGTGTGGGAGCGGGCAGTGGAGGGGGACTTCTATCGGGTGCAATACAGCGAGGCTAACCACCTCCATGTGGACCTGTGGCCCTTCTACCCGCGGAACGGCGTCATGACCAAAGACACGTGGATGGAGCACAAGCAGGATATGGAGTTCCCCGAGCACTTCCTGCAGCCGCTGGTGCCGATGCCTTTCGCCGGCATCACCACCTACGGCCCGAACAACCACCGTACCTTCCTGGAGCTCAAGTTTGGGGAGGGGGTCATCGAGAACCCCCAGTACCCCAACCCTGCCAAGAAGAGGCTGGATAGGAGCCGGCTGTGAGGGAGGGGTGTGGCTGGGACCTTTGGAGCTTTCATGTGGCCCTACAAAAGTACAAAACGATTCGAGCCACAACccaaaacatatacagttgaagtcggaagtttacatacaccttagccaaatacatttaaactcagtttttcacaattcctgacatttaatccgagtaaaaaatccctgtctcaggtccgttaggatcaccacttttttgtaagaatgtgaaatgtcagaataatagcagagataattatttattacagcttttatttctttcttcagattcccagtgggtcagaagtttacatacactcaattagtatttggtagcattgcctttaaattgtttaacttgggtcaaacatttcaggtagccttccacaagcttcccacaataagttgggtgaattttggcccattcctcctgacagctggtgtaactgagtcaggtttgtaggcctccttgcttgcacacgctttttcagttctgcccacaaatgttctataggcttgaggatagggctttgtgatggccactccaataccttgactttgttgtccttaagccattttgccacaactttggaagtatgcttggggtcaatgtccatttggaagaccaagctttaacctcctgactgatgtcttgagatgttgtttcaatatatccacatcattttctcttctcatgatgccatctattttgtgaagtgcaccagtccctcctgcagcaaagcaccccctcaacatgatgctgccacccccgtgcttcacggttggattggtgttctttggcttgcaagcctccacatgtttccttcaaacataacaatggtcattatggccaaacagttctatttttagaccagaggacatttctccaaaaagtacgatctttgtccctgtgtgcagttgcaaaccgtagtctggctttttatggtggttttggagcagtgtgttcttccttgctgagcggcctttcaggttatgtcgtaatatggatatggatatagatacttttgtacctgtttcctccagcatcttcacaagatcctttgctgttgttctgggattgagctgcacttttcgcaccaaagtacgttcatctctaggagacagaacgcttctccttcctgagcggtatgacggctgcgtggttccatggtgtttatacttgcgtactattgtttgtacagatgaacgtggtaccttcaggcgtttggaaattgctcccaaggatgaaccagacttgtggaggtctacaattatttttctgaggtcttggctgatttctttggattttcccatgatgtcaagcaaagaggcactgagtttgaaggtaggccttgaaataaatccacacttccaattgactcaaatgatgtcaattagcctatcagaagcttctaaatccatgacataattttctggaattttccaagctgtttaaaggcacagtcaacttagtatatgtaaacttctgacccactggaattgtgctacagtgaattataagtgaaataatctgtctgtaaacaattgttggaaaaattacttgtcatgtacaaagtagatgtcctaaccgacttgccaaaactatagtttgttaacaagaaatgtgtggagtggttgaaaaacaagttttaatgactccaacctaagtgtatgtaaacttctgacttcaactgtacctacatGACAGGTCAATTGGAGACTCCTTGCAGAGGTCCATTATTCTGTATAAGCGGTAAGttaagtatagagacaaagtattTACACATTCAAAACGGTATTCTGGTGCACATCATTTTCCGGTACATACATGACCAGGTATTTAGTAAGAAATGACATGGTAAAATGGTAATTACACAGTAATTATATCAATTATTTTCAATCTTTTTGGGGGGGTACCATTAAGTACAAGGTGGTTATCAATTGTTTTGATTTTTCTTTTAAAATAGTACCAGGAAGTATTAGCTATTATTACCACATAGTTTCCTAGTCATTTTCAGGTGCTCAAAGTGCTACCAGATATCCAATGGCATATCCACCACAACATCAGCTGCTGTTAAGCAATATCTGACACAATCAATGTCGATACCTGTGTTATTATTGATgtcatgaatataaatatgttGGTCAATTCTGTCCTAAAGCTAAAGACATATTTCATGTGCTGATATGTTGCACTGATGCACTTTCTTATTTGAGATTTGTGCACTTCGTGTTCAGTGTATGAGATGTATGACTTTTGACCTTTTGAACTGTCGACTGATGCCACCGGGTAGGCCTTGGCATGTTCCATCAGCTTGCCGATTATGGCCGTCCCATTTCCCACTGGTAAAATGAGGAGCTTTCTCTTCAACTCTGACTTGGATATTCACCTGAGGCCTTGGATAAAGCTCTATCAGTCCATGCGGGCGCATTCAAATCCCAGGTATGAATTATGAAACTATCCACCAGTTTATCCAATATTCTAAattaaatgtgtgtatgtgtgtcatctGTTGAGTGTTGTTGTCACATTTGTGTCCTGCCTTGACTGGAATGTTAAAAGTAATCTGAATTGTGAGTGAAAGACTGATGTCTAATAGGTGCCACTTGTTGTGCTTGACCTGTCATTTTACAAGTGAGGAAAAAGGCTCAAAACTCACCAGGACACTAACCAGAATTTTGCTGTCAATGTGTGTCACTTTTTCATGGACTGAAAAAAAATGAATTATAACACCACTGTTATTTGTGTTTCGTAATTTGAGGTGTATGGCTTTGAAGAGACAGCTTTGTATACATTCCAGTTTTTCAGGAATCATTTAAGAAATTCATTTACCAGGAGGGCCTAAAGCTTTCTTTGGTTTTGACAAAAATAGCAGGATTTAGTATGCTACTCCCCTGTCTCACCAGCAGGTGGCAGAAGAGCCTTAACATTTGCACCGTCTCCTTGGCCATGTCTAGCCACCTCTGAATGAGAGGCGGCATGTAGTGGACATTGAATGGGTAACTTATGAATATTGCCGTGGTAAAGTCACTAGCTGCAAAATCCCTCTGACAAAATCTATCCAACTAAATTGCATTTCTGAATCCTATATTGATAAGCTAAATCCAAATACAAGAACACCAGAACACACTTCAGTGTACTCAATGTACCTCCGTCTTCTTTCTTTCCCTCGGGACGTAAAGTAGAACCGTTGGCTGAATTCAATTGGGAGGGGTGTAAAGTTACATTGCTAACAGAAGAACAATGGTCAGGTCTAATAGGAGACCCAGGAATGTCACTGTAGTACAATTGACCCTAAATGTCCCCTGTTGTAAAACCTAATGCCAGCCATTCTTCCACTGACAGAAGGGGCCATATAGCGCTGAACCTCATGAAACCCCTCAGCGCCGGTTAGTGTGGGACCCAGGTGGGCGATGTAATATTGTAATGTTGGTGactgcattttgtgtgtgtgtgttgggggaagTCTGAAGTTCCATTAGAATGAATAGGAGGACATTCTTTTACAGGCCTCTCCGTCAACACCTCGTGGAGGCTGGATGCAGTACCAGGTAGTCTGTGTAATGTGTTCGTTCATGGGCATCGCCAGTAACTTCTACCTAACAAACATGTCTTGTCTGGAGGGCCTATTCACAATGTGTCATATATATATTGTGTACAAAATGCaatagactgactaggtgaatgcAGGTGAAGCTATCATATCCCTTATTGATATAACTTGTTAATACAATCTATTTCGAATCAGTGACGATGAAGGAGACGGGTTgcagaaggatttttaagctttgagacaattgagacagattgtgtatgtgtgccattctgaGTCCCATCCACCATCACCACACATATCTGTACACACGCTGACTCACAAACACAAACGTGGTGACGTCACTCCGAAGACCCTGTGGAATGATAAGCATTTATTTACAGCATTGCATAAAAAGACAGCAGGGAGAAAAGGCTACGGAACCAAAAGGTGGAATCAAAGGTTCAAAAGTGGTTTTGcaatataaaaatatatgtttacatcTGAAAAATAGGATGCTGCGCCTTCAAGACAATTGTTCCAAACGAGATATCAACCTGGCTGATACAGTAAACTGTATTTTTGTAGCCTTCTTTTTGCAAACTATCCCCGGTAACCAGCATATTGCTAGTATGTCCACTATTTAAGGTTTACCTTTGTAAATCACTGTCCCTAAAATAAATAAACTCAGAGAGTAGATTGATAGCCgatgttctttttttttttgctcagGAAAATGGTTGTCAACGTAAATGTTGAACTGGAACTCAAGTAACAGGCCAAGTAAATGCTTCTACTTCGAAAGTGCTAAATCGTGCTGGCGCAAATGCGGTTTCGCCGCACGTTTTCAGGCGGCTCGTTGCGTTGTTCTCGGGCAAGTCTTCATTGTCAAGCCTCGGATGATGTCGGTGAAGGCTGGATAACCCGAGAACTGATTCAAGCCCTACGAATAGGGGGCGTATCATTTCAATACAGGCGGTGAGGTTAGGAAACCAAATCTTCAGGGAAAAGGTGAGGAATTGttcaagctagaatccttagttgctacatacattttcgGACGTATAAATTAATTACagtgtacccattgattcttgaagaatataacttagaaatgctcatgagcttagttcaactgttgaaCCCCAAAATAAAAGCTTTGTATACTCCAAACTAAGTATTTGTAGACAAACACTGTACAGCCTCAAAACATAGtttaaactatcattttgatatcatggatggtcagtccttgcatactCTTGCTTCGAATTGATCCAggtccatccctcagcttttgaACCAAAACACAGGCAGTGACAGACACAGTATGGATTTCCTCTCAGCGGTATGGACTGACCCTATCAACGCTGGATGGATGGGTATTACAAATGAGCGGACCACAGGACACATTGTCTGAACAGACAGCATGAACTAACCGCAACGGGGAAAGAGCCGAACAGAAGTAGTAGGTACATACGCACACAAACAAATAACCGTTGGACAAAAGAAACATCTTTTGAGAATAAAAAGCTATTACCAACAAATGATTAAAACATAAAATATCTAGCAAAAATACACTGTAAAATAATTGAAATAagtgcaaaaatatattttttaaagttgtGCCAATGGTTTCGGTAAGGGACATGCTTCAATTGACGAAGGGAAGCCGGTTTGGAGACCATTTTAAAACGGTAGAACGGACACAAAAAGAGGATAATGTCAGAGTATGTTCCTACTGGCCTCTTCTGCTTTGGAGACCATTAAAAGCAATGAAATAAAACACAAATTGATAAAATGGCTTACAGCCAATAACAATTGCTCTAAAAATACACTTTTGTCAGAGACAATTTGAATTTCAGAATTTCTTCCCTCTAGAAATTCATTTGCCTCAGAGACTTACCCCACTCATCTTCCCACGCTTCTCCCGAAAGTCCTAAGCCCCCAAAAACATAGGACATGCAACCTCCTCTTACTGCGACCCCTATCCTAATGAGGGCACACGGAGTGCAACACCCATAGTATTTATTAGCAACTAGAACGGACATGAACCTTCTTATCAAGGTCCAAAAGTCAGCCATGTTGGTCAACTATGTTTTGCCAGCGCTGTGGTAAGACAGtgtaaaacaaaaaaatgatcgatctgcactgtatgtgtgtattagcGATCTAGTTAGCCAGACAGTTTGAGGAATgattctataaaaataaaaatctaattaACTGTGAATATTCCATTTAAACAATAcagtcaatccacagccataCACTGGCTCAAATCAGTTGATGATAAGACCATAAATGCAACAAGTATTGATATTCTATCATATAATAGCACTTTCCAAGAAACCATAAATGTCTCAGATTTTGTTCtctttaaatatattttagaggATATGTATACAGAAATATCTGTATAATATATGTCAATAATTCAGGGTGAAATTATTTCTATAGCACAATTTCTGATATATCACATGCTTTACTTTCCCCCCTGCCTGAGAAAAAGCATCACctatgcctctactgccattaATTCCAATTTAGACTGGTTTTGaatttctccctgaccaagatggctgccattttgtCCCATTTGGAACTGAGAGAGATTATGACATATCCTATTCAATTACTAGAGCGGGCTCTCTACCCCAACACCTCTCacacattgtaacattgtaaaaAAAAGTTTGGACTGTGCATAAGCGGGAGATTGTAAGAACATGGGGGCCCTCTTGTGCTTGGCATAGACGCGAGCCCCGGACTGACTCATTGAAATGACACAGTAAGATGAGAAGCATTGAACAGAGGCCACATTAGTGTGTGTGATTTTACAGTGAGCTCGTGTCAGAAAGGTCCTTTTTCCCCCAGCAGTGGAACATCACTGAGGATTTAAACTTCATTTGGTGCATCTTATGTAACAACATAGGAATCTTCATCATCTACTCTCACAGAGTGCAGTGAGATAATTAGTGTAGGCTACTTCATACACAGAAAAAAATCATACTGTACATGGGAATAGATATAGAATACAGGGAGATATTTACCTCTTCAAGTCTGCCTGTTATACATTTtgacaaaaatatttaaaaagagaGAAAGTCAAGGCCAGCTCTTCTGAACCAAAgcagaaataaataaaacatttaaaaattggAGGCAAAGGATTCCAAACTAGAGTCCTTAGAAATAtctatgaaaaaaaaaaagttcgTTAAAATCTGAACAGCCTCTGTTCacactctccttccccctccccccaacCTGGATTGAACCTCTCTTAGAAAGAGAAGACACAAGGAGAGGAATCGTCTATGAATGGAAGTCAGAAAaggtcctctcccctcctttctgcATGAGGGTGTCACGTATGGAGAGACTAGATTGAGGGGTCAAACGGAGGGTCATCGATGATACGGCAGTGAACCATCTACATGACGGACTCTTTCTCAGAGCCGCGAGCCGCCGCCTTCTCGTCGCCCGCACCCCTGCTCTCCTTCTCCCCAATGAGGGGCGAGTGCTCAGGCACGGCGGGCTTGTCATCCTCCATCTTCACCTCGtttagcccctccccctcctcggGCTTGGCAGAGCGGTCCACGTACCACTGCAGCAGCCCAGCTCCGAAGGCGTCGCCCTCCACGTTCAGAACGGTGCAGGTACGGTCACTGGAAACAAGAGAAATTGTCCGATCACGGttaaaccaaaccaaaccaaacccGGGTTCTTCCACCGTATCCATAACTACGTCATGTCAATGCTGTGTCAAGTGTGTGAAGCAGACACAAAAACGGTCATGGCTGTTATGACATGTATACGACAGCATTATTAGAGGCCTTGACGGATGGAGGAGCTGTTCCAATAGAACTGCAGTCAACACGAGGTACTCACACGAGCCAGTCGACGGCGAGGATGAGGGAGATGTCATTGGTGGGCAGTCCCACTGCCTCCAGGATGATGGCCAGCGTCAGCACGCCCCCAGCGGGGATCCCTGCTGCTCCCACACTGGACGCCGTggctgtcactctgacagagggcagggggggggggggacaaggggAGAATTAGTCACTCAAGAGCACAGCGTTTCCTAAAACTCGGCCTAGCAAGTTTGACCCAAGGTTTATACAAGTCTGTTTTGTAcgtgtgagatatatatatatcacacacacacacagtagctacTACATTTCAGTTTGCTCCGCTTTACCCAACACAACTGCCGCT
Above is a window of Oncorhynchus kisutch isolate 150728-3 linkage group LG18, Okis_V2, whole genome shotgun sequence DNA encoding:
- the LOC109881121 gene encoding fukutin-related protein-like; translated protein: MRVSFCQGLLTGAIALNLLILYYVSQAQQQIMEKRRDPGRGSRKAALPASGLEGSMGGLVGVGAGMVGAGGVGGEGSSHGPRVTVLLREFENFENYVGDVARSFLHQRPELPFLAVSDTPPYPPLSLPEGARLLVLSPSPEQPPQAHRPEFHVQTEFVLLVPDGVELEQGRAVERLIRELEGEGGGPVRLVASPVLARSTVQCLHLRVSLREWTATYSTAASGTSGSVCTALQGDVVVLIRSEDLFNLSVPLGRPLLPSLFIQTSLHGWKVKLLESPCFSPSHRPLFSSAHNQWKADSHLKEATSQLMRNFGLKRLLLADGKEQWHGCGKETERCFGTVRDDTPEYLYLERWTPPCCLHALRETTKYVINILESSGVRYWLEGGSLLGAARQQDIIPWDYDVDLGIYLEDVPNCDYLKNLDSGSLVDANGYVWERAVEGDFYRVQYSEANHLHVDLWPFYPRNGVMTKDTWMEHKQDMEFPEHFLQPLVPMPFAGITTYGPNNHRTFLELKFGEGVIENPQYPNPAKKRLDRSRL